In Deinococcus proteolyticus MRP, a single genomic region encodes these proteins:
- a CDS encoding glutathionylspermidine synthase family protein, with the protein MKRRTFAPRPGWQARLEAVGMLWHGAVPEHPVPYWAEDAGYSFTRTEITALEGASQHLTDCVLAATEYAMTHGRLAELGIPNFMEEAVRESWERDDPSVYLRLDLAYRPGEAPQLLEVNGQTPTSLLEAAVCQWQWLEDRQAAGELPATSGQWNTIHEALGEQWAHLQAARGLQEVTFSSAPIDEDLATVTYLRELANAAGIHSTFLEVDALGLAPGEPYLLDGWPRPIRQLMWLWPFEFAWDARDGEALARTQTRFIEPLWKAVTSSKGLLALLHELYPDDPHILPASLTPGTLQGPAVQKPLYSREGQNVILPGAAMTPGDYAGYPLMEQAYTELPTFTAPDGPRYPVLGVWAAGSEVCGLGIREGRGRVTDNRASFAPHWVED; encoded by the coding sequence ATGAAACGCCGGACATTCGCGCCGCGTCCCGGCTGGCAAGCACGCCTGGAAGCGGTAGGCATGCTGTGGCACGGCGCTGTGCCCGAGCACCCGGTCCCCTACTGGGCCGAGGACGCTGGCTACAGCTTTACGCGCACTGAAATCACCGCGCTGGAGGGAGCCAGCCAGCACCTGACAGACTGCGTGCTGGCCGCGACAGAATACGCCATGACGCACGGCCGCCTGGCCGAGCTGGGTATTCCTAACTTTATGGAAGAGGCGGTGCGCGAGTCGTGGGAACGCGACGACCCCAGCGTGTACCTGCGGCTGGACCTGGCCTACCGCCCCGGCGAAGCGCCGCAGCTGCTGGAGGTGAACGGCCAGACCCCTACCAGCCTGCTGGAAGCGGCAGTATGCCAGTGGCAGTGGCTGGAAGACCGCCAAGCAGCGGGTGAGCTGCCGGCGACCAGCGGACAATGGAACACCATTCACGAGGCGCTGGGCGAGCAGTGGGCCCACCTGCAAGCGGCGCGGGGCCTGCAGGAAGTGACCTTCAGCTCCGCGCCGATTGATGAGGACCTGGCGACCGTGACCTACCTGCGCGAACTGGCGAATGCAGCGGGGATCCACAGCACCTTTCTGGAGGTGGATGCCCTGGGGCTGGCCCCCGGCGAGCCGTACCTGCTGGACGGCTGGCCGCGTCCCATCCGGCAACTGATGTGGCTGTGGCCCTTCGAGTTCGCCTGGGACGCCCGCGACGGCGAAGCGCTGGCCCGCACCCAGACCCGCTTTATCGAGCCGCTGTGGAAGGCGGTCACCAGCTCCAAGGGCCTGCTGGCGCTGCTGCACGAGCTGTACCCGGACGACCCGCACATTCTGCCTGCCAGCCTGACCCCCGGCACCCTGCAGGGCCCGGCGGTGCAAAAGCCGCTGTACTCCCGCGAAGGCCAGAACGTCATCCTTCCCGGCGCCGCCATGACGCCGGGCGACTACGCCGGTTACCCCCTGATGGAGCAGGCCTACACCGAGCTGCCCACCTTCACCGCCCCCGATGGCCCACGTTATCCGGTGCTGGGGGTATGGGCAGCGGGCAGCGAGGTCTGCGGCCTGGGTATCCGCGAGGGGCGCGGGCGCGTGACCGACAACCGCGCCAGCTTCGCGCCGCACTGGGTGGAGGACTGA
- a CDS encoding ion transporter produces MNRTWPPTFQQKLYSFLDPSDGGGPAEQLFNALLGALILMNVGVMVLGTVPEVAQTYGPLIRTFDLLCALIFGLEYLARLYVTPLRPGLPPGWRGHLRYALQPMPLIDLIVIAALLVPGNAALVSLRGLRLLKLLSLLRLGRYSDSLLLIGRVILQRAGELLTTVLIATVLVFIAASVLYQVESAAGTEGYGSIPEALWWAVVTLTTTGYGDVYPATGLGKLAAGVIMLFGVGMVALPAGMVASSFADELSRLREEEARREQSQATPYCFCPHCGEKLP; encoded by the coding sequence GTGAACAGGACGTGGCCTCCGACCTTCCAGCAAAAGCTGTACTCGTTCCTGGATCCCAGTGACGGCGGCGGGCCAGCTGAGCAACTGTTCAACGCCCTGCTGGGGGCACTCATCCTGATGAATGTGGGCGTGATGGTGCTGGGCACAGTACCGGAAGTGGCGCAGACCTACGGCCCCCTGATCCGGACATTCGATCTGCTGTGCGCCCTGATCTTCGGGCTGGAATACCTGGCGCGGCTGTATGTCACGCCGCTGCGTCCCGGCCTGCCCCCAGGATGGCGCGGCCACCTGCGCTACGCCCTGCAACCCATGCCGCTGATTGACCTGATTGTGATTGCCGCGCTGCTGGTCCCCGGCAATGCGGCGCTGGTCAGCCTGCGTGGGCTGAGGCTCCTCAAGCTGCTCTCGCTGCTGCGGCTCGGGCGCTACTCGGATTCGCTGCTTCTGATCGGGCGGGTCATCCTCCAGCGGGCCGGCGAACTGCTGACCACGGTCCTGATTGCCACTGTGCTGGTCTTTATCGCGGCCAGCGTGCTGTACCAGGTCGAGTCGGCGGCCGGCACCGAAGGCTACGGCAGTATTCCCGAAGCGCTGTGGTGGGCGGTGGTCACGCTGACCACGACTGGCTACGGCGATGTGTACCCCGCGACCGGCCTGGGCAAGCTGGCCGCTGGGGTCATCATGCTGTTCGGGGTAGGGATGGTGGCCCTGCCGGCTGGCATGGTCGCCAGCAGCTTTGCCGACGAGCTGTCACGCCTGCGCGAAGAAGAGGCCCGGCGCGAACAGTCGCAGGCCACGCCGTACTGCTTTTGCCCCCACTGCGGAGAGAAATTGCCGTAA
- a CDS encoding DMT family transporter: MTRQDLMIWLTLSFVWGASFILIKVAGESFPPLWVALLRSCFGAAVLWAAFRWRREAWPPRELLVPLVLAALLNNALPWTLFPWGEETVSSGIASILNAATPLFSLGIALAVRDAQATVWVGLGVLIGLLGVGLTVSGSLAGGHATALGVQLVLLATLSYAVATALSKRYLQGVSALSLATSQLSLSALMLLPLALLTEWPSQVSAASLAGAAALGVFGSGLAYLLFYTLLARTSATQTTAITYSLPVWGLFWGYLAGERFGLLPLLGVVVVVAGLVLLNWQPGPRRAAA, translated from the coding sequence ATGACCCGCCAGGACCTGATGATTTGGCTCACGCTGTCCTTCGTCTGGGGAGCCTCGTTCATCCTGATCAAAGTGGCGGGCGAGAGCTTCCCGCCGCTGTGGGTGGCGCTGCTGCGCTCCTGCTTTGGGGCGGCGGTGCTGTGGGCCGCGTTCCGGTGGCGCCGGGAAGCCTGGCCCCCGCGTGAGCTGCTGGTGCCTCTTGTCCTGGCGGCGCTGCTCAACAATGCCCTGCCCTGGACCCTCTTTCCCTGGGGAGAAGAAACGGTCAGTTCGGGCATCGCTTCCATTCTCAATGCGGCCACGCCCCTGTTTAGCCTGGGCATTGCGCTGGCAGTGCGGGACGCTCAGGCCACAGTCTGGGTGGGTCTGGGCGTGCTGATTGGCTTGCTGGGCGTGGGCCTGACAGTTTCGGGCAGCCTGGCTGGGGGACATGCCACCGCGCTGGGTGTGCAGCTTGTTCTGCTGGCGACGCTCAGCTACGCAGTGGCAACGGCCCTTTCCAAGCGGTACTTGCAGGGGGTCAGCGCCCTGAGTCTGGCGACCTCGCAGCTGAGCCTTTCGGCGCTGATGCTGCTGCCTCTGGCCCTGCTGACTGAGTGGCCCTCACAGGTCAGCGCCGCCTCGCTGGCTGGGGCGGCGGCGCTTGGGGTATTTGGCTCCGGGCTGGCGTATCTGCTGTTTTACACCTTGTTGGCCCGCACTTCGGCCACCCAGACCACCGCTATCACCTACTCGCTGCCGGTGTGGGGTCTTTTCTGGGGCTATCTGGCGGGCGAGCGCTTTGGCCTGTTGCCACTGCTGGGCGTCGTGGTGGTGGTGGCGGGATTGGTGCTGCTGAACTGGCAGCCTGGGCCGCGCCGGGCAGCCGCCTGA
- a CDS encoding RBBP9/YdeN family alpha/beta hydrolase, with protein MTPKTPWPLPWAARLEEVIAATPGPLVRVAHSCGVLTVLIWARESPVPERVRGAFLVAPPDAEQPNMAQLYPKVRRMAPVPLDPLPFSVLVVSSTDDPVVSPARAEAFAAAWCADLVWAGSGHLNTASGHDEWPEGRALLAEFVADLGLVQGRRRGGSASKATIRSGLI; from the coding sequence ATGACCCCGAAGACCCCTTGGCCGCTGCCCTGGGCGGCGCGGCTGGAGGAAGTGATAGCGGCCACCCCTGGCCCGCTGGTGCGGGTGGCCCACTCGTGCGGAGTGCTTACCGTGCTCATCTGGGCGCGGGAGTCCCCGGTGCCGGAGCGGGTGCGCGGCGCTTTTCTGGTGGCCCCGCCCGACGCCGAGCAGCCGAACATGGCTCAGCTCTACCCCAAAGTGCGCCGCATGGCTCCGGTGCCGCTGGACCCCTTGCCGTTTTCGGTGCTGGTGGTGTCGAGTACCGATGACCCGGTGGTGTCGCCCGCCCGCGCCGAGGCGTTTGCAGCGGCCTGGTGCGCAGACTTGGTCTGGGCGGGCAGCGGGCATCTGAACACGGCCAGCGGGCACGATGAGTGGCCGGAAGGCCGGGCGCTGCTGGCGGAGTTCGTGGCAGATCTGGGGCTTGTCCAGGGTAGGCGGCGGGGAGGCTCCGCAAGCAAGGCGACTATCCGGAGTGGCCTGATCTAA
- a CDS encoding alpha/beta hydrolase produces the protein MSEPTYVIIPGYGDSGPGHWQSLWEP, from the coding sequence ATGAGCGAACCCACCTACGTCATCATTCCCGGTTACGGCGACTCCGGCCCTGGGCACTGGCAAAGCCTCTGGGAGCCGTAG
- a CDS encoding ATP-binding protein, whose protein sequence is MGTEDATPTGFWFAVLPGASVQMDDLVAVQTTKPDGQPVRFFGIVDHVRTRHEGVKFDSDVQDVIEGILPASVSYAARVLVTRVDPEDFIPPQPGDPVRHAVGDELALALSADKMDYTFAGGLLSDGQVLPVNYQFVNGEQGGHINISGISGVATKTSYALFLLHSIFQGAVLQQRHEGHNTRALIFNVKGEDLLFLDQPNARVEDKESAVSARKGFGAQGRYARLGLPQRPFQNVQFLAPPRSAGGDAIVPDVAQRSGGVTAFVFSLREFCERRMLAYVFSDAGSSLNLGFVIGNVEERLFRMAQEQKGSGTGLTVSDWHPEEGSEIPEDLEFGALGGITITRFDQLISYIEYKLLEENDGEGDKKWVQKQNPGTLRAFIRRMRGVQKYLSPLIRGDLSREQADLYRPDVLKAGIQTTVVDIHSLSGPAQMFAVGVLLREVFEHKEKVGRQDTVFVVLDELNKYAPRDGDSPIKDVLLDIAERGRSLGIILIGAQQTASEVERRIVSNAAIRVVGRLDMAEAERPEYRFLPQSFRQRAGILQPGTMLVSQPDVPNPVLVNYPFPAWATRRDEVKAADERPAAEVGADWLGL, encoded by the coding sequence ATGGGCACCGAGGACGCCACCCCGACGGGGTTCTGGTTCGCTGTGCTGCCCGGCGCTTCGGTGCAGATGGATGACCTGGTGGCCGTGCAGACCACCAAGCCGGACGGCCAGCCGGTCAGGTTTTTCGGCATCGTGGACCATGTGCGGACCCGGCACGAGGGTGTCAAGTTCGATTCCGACGTGCAGGACGTGATAGAGGGCATTCTGCCGGCCAGTGTGAGCTACGCGGCGCGGGTGCTGGTCACGCGGGTGGACCCAGAAGACTTTATTCCGCCGCAGCCCGGCGACCCGGTGCGGCACGCGGTGGGCGACGAACTCGCGCTGGCCCTGAGCGCCGACAAGATGGACTACACCTTTGCCGGCGGCCTGCTGAGCGACGGGCAGGTGCTGCCGGTCAACTACCAGTTCGTGAACGGTGAGCAGGGCGGCCACATCAACATCTCCGGCATTTCCGGCGTGGCGACCAAGACCAGTTACGCCCTCTTTTTGCTGCATTCCATCTTTCAGGGTGCCGTGCTGCAACAGCGCCACGAGGGCCACAACACGCGTGCGCTGATTTTTAATGTGAAGGGCGAAGACCTGCTGTTTCTGGACCAGCCCAATGCGCGGGTGGAAGATAAAGAAAGCGCGGTCAGCGCCCGCAAGGGCTTCGGCGCTCAGGGCCGCTACGCCCGGCTGGGCTTGCCGCAGCGGCCCTTTCAGAACGTGCAGTTTCTGGCCCCGCCGCGCTCGGCCGGCGGCGACGCCATCGTGCCGGATGTGGCGCAGCGTTCGGGCGGCGTCACGGCCTTCGTGTTCTCGCTGCGCGAGTTCTGTGAGCGGCGGATGCTGGCCTACGTGTTCTCGGACGCGGGCAGCAGCCTGAATCTGGGCTTCGTGATCGGCAACGTGGAGGAGCGGCTCTTCCGGATGGCGCAGGAGCAAAAAGGCAGTGGCACCGGTCTGACCGTGTCCGACTGGCACCCCGAGGAGGGCAGCGAGATTCCCGAAGACCTGGAGTTCGGCGCGCTGGGTGGCATCACCATTACCCGCTTCGACCAGCTGATTTCGTATATCGAATACAAGCTGCTGGAAGAAAACGACGGCGAGGGCGACAAAAAATGGGTGCAGAAGCAGAACCCCGGCACGCTGCGGGCCTTTATTCGGCGCATGCGCGGGGTACAGAAGTACCTCAGCCCGCTGATTCGGGGGGACCTGAGCCGTGAGCAGGCCGACCTTTACCGCCCCGACGTGCTGAAGGCCGGTATCCAGACCACGGTGGTGGATATTCACAGTCTCAGCGGCCCGGCGCAGATGTTCGCGGTGGGGGTGCTGCTGCGCGAGGTGTTCGAGCACAAGGAAAAGGTGGGCCGCCAGGACACGGTGTTCGTGGTGCTGGACGAGCTGAACAAGTATGCTCCCCGCGACGGCGACAGCCCCATCAAGGACGTGCTGCTGGACATTGCCGAGCGTGGCCGTAGCCTGGGCATCATCCTGATCGGGGCGCAGCAGACCGCCTCGGAGGTGGAGCGGCGCATCGTGTCCAACGCCGCTATCCGGGTGGTGGGCCGGCTGGACATGGCCGAAGCCGAGCGGCCCGAATACCGCTTCTTGCCGCAGAGCTTCCGGCAGCGGGCCGGCATCCTGCAGCCCGGCACCATGCTGGTCAGCCAGCCGGATGTGCCCAACCCGGTGCTGGTCAATTACCCCTTCCCGGCCTGGGCCACCCGCCGCGACGAGGTCAAGGCCGCCGACGAGCGCCCGGCAGCGGAGGTGGGCGCAGATTGGCTGGGGCTATGA